In the genome of Myxococcus stipitatus, one region contains:
- a CDS encoding TetR/AcrR family transcriptional regulator has translation MLDQALEVFWRLGYEGATVADLTEATGLSATSLYAAFDSKEGLYRRVLAHYREGPGAGTFRALQEEPTARAGFERVLREAARNFTRRKHPPGCMVSTAVLRCAEAHRPVAELVTSLRLSSLEAFRERLARAVEEGELPSGTDPAVLARYFGTLLQGMSVQAADGATEADLLALVEVAMRAWDGGDGRPRAK, from the coding sequence GTGCTGGACCAGGCCCTGGAGGTGTTCTGGCGCCTGGGCTACGAGGGCGCGACGGTCGCGGACCTCACCGAGGCGACGGGGCTGAGCGCGACCAGCCTCTACGCGGCCTTCGACTCCAAGGAAGGGCTGTACCGGCGGGTGCTGGCGCACTACCGGGAGGGCCCTGGCGCCGGCACCTTCCGCGCGCTGCAGGAGGAGCCCACCGCCCGCGCGGGCTTCGAGCGGGTGCTGCGCGAGGCGGCCCGGAACTTCACGCGCCGCAAGCACCCCCCCGGGTGCATGGTCTCCACGGCGGTGCTGCGGTGCGCGGAGGCCCACCGGCCCGTGGCGGAGCTCGTCACCAGCCTCCGGCTGTCCTCGCTGGAGGCCTTCCGGGAGCGCCTGGCCCGGGCGGTGGAGGAGGGGGAGCTGCCCTCGGGCACGGACCCGGCGGTGCTGGCCCGCTACTTCGGCACCCTGCTGCAGGGGATGTCGGTGCAGGCGGCGGACGGAGCCACCGAGGCCGACCTGCTCGCGCTGGTGGAGGTGGCGATGCGAGCCTGGGATGGAGGGGACGGCCGCCCGCGCGCGAAGTGA